In one Bacteroidota bacterium genomic region, the following are encoded:
- a CDS encoding TMEM175 family protein, whose translation MQAEPIDKRTNSTRLETFSDAVFAFSATLLVVSLEVPESFPALLDDLRGFIAFGLRFAALLMLWSVHHAYFRRFPLADNVNIVLNACLLFVILFYVYPLKFMSEGLVNMLMGIPTNMGMRNADDLALMFILYSAGFVAIFFFVALMYWHAHRKSRLLNLSFLQKKEAAFFARHYLILAGVGGLSIVMAVLKIGIQIGGPGHVYMILGPLCYWHARRHTQEIAELDEHNTQ comes from the coding sequence ATGCAGGCAGAACCTATCGACAAGAGAACGAATTCGACCAGGCTCGAGACGTTTAGCGACGCAGTTTTTGCTTTCTCAGCCACATTGCTCGTGGTATCTCTCGAGGTACCGGAGAGTTTTCCTGCGTTACTTGATGACCTGCGTGGATTTATAGCATTCGGTTTGCGTTTCGCCGCTTTGCTCATGCTATGGAGTGTGCACCATGCCTACTTCCGCAGATTCCCGCTGGCCGACAACGTAAATATTGTCTTGAACGCCTGCCTGTTGTTTGTCATCCTTTTCTATGTATACCCCCTTAAATTTATGTCAGAGGGGCTCGTCAATATGTTGATGGGCATACCGACAAACATGGGGATGCGGAATGCGGACGATTTGGCGCTGATGTTTATTCTTTACAGTGCGGGGTTTGTCGCAATTTTCTTTTTTGTTGCGCTAATGTACTGGCATGCACACCGAAAAAGTAGGCTGCTCAACCTGTCGTTTCTTCAAAAGAAAGAAGCAGCCTTTTTTGCGCGGCACTACTTGATACTGGCTGGCGTAGGTGGACTTTCGATTGTCATGGCCGTTTTGAAAATAGGGATACAGATTGGCGGACCCGGTCATGTCTACATGATCCTGGGGCCACTCTGTTACTGGCATGCCCGGCGCCACACTCAAGAAATAGCTGAACTAGACGAGCACAATACGCAATGA
- a CDS encoding SGNH/GDSL hydrolase family protein, whose product MKNSRRQFLKKSALGAGFGLSLPGMLEDVDLDVFPDDVNVILFQGDSITDAGRDKKNQQANRPGSLGNGYVSLIASELLGRQPEKDWQCYNRGISGNKVHQLAARWKEDCLDLKPDLLSIMIGVNDFWHTLTHDYKGTVAVYEEDLRNMLDLTLSALPDLKLIIAEPFAVDGGTAIDNTKWYPAFNAYREAAKNIAMDYNAGWVPFQRLFDEALEKAPVSYWCPDGVHPAPAGNYLMAQAWLKAYRSMK is encoded by the coding sequence ATGAAAAACTCCCGCCGTCAGTTCCTAAAGAAATCCGCACTTGGCGCTGGTTTTGGCCTCAGCCTACCCGGCATGCTTGAAGACGTTGACCTCGATGTTTTCCCCGACGATGTCAATGTAATTCTTTTCCAGGGCGACTCTATTACTGACGCCGGACGAGACAAGAAAAACCAACAGGCCAATCGCCCTGGAAGCCTTGGAAATGGCTACGTGAGCCTTATTGCCTCAGAATTGCTCGGTAGACAGCCGGAAAAAGACTGGCAGTGCTACAACCGGGGCATCAGCGGCAATAAAGTACACCAACTCGCCGCACGGTGGAAAGAAGACTGCCTGGACCTCAAACCCGATCTATTGAGCATCATGATCGGCGTAAATGATTTCTGGCATACCCTTACCCACGATTACAAGGGTACAGTTGCGGTTTACGAAGAAGATCTGCGTAACATGCTCGACCTCACGCTCTCTGCGCTCCCAGATCTCAAGCTTATCATTGCAGAACCATTTGCTGTTGATGGCGGCACAGCGATCGACAACACGAAGTGGTATCCTGCGTTTAACGCATACCGCGAAGCTGCAAAAAACATAGCGATGGACTACAACGCCGGCTGGGTGCCTTTTCAACGATTGTTTGATGAAGCGCTCGAAAAAGCACCGGTTTCTTACTGGTGTCCGGATGGCGTGCATCCCGCACCGGCCGGCAATTACCTGATGGCACAGGCCTGGCTCAAAGCCTATCGGTCGATGAAATAG
- a CDS encoding alpha/beta fold hydrolase — translation MNLWCLHGNLQQPSVWHPFKNCWSYQGKPLALKCPSLWRNPATDFTSWTNHFTNSVAAIADNQSQWLLGYSLGGRLALHAACSQPSLWTGVVVIGAHPGYQTQSERKKQLAWDTKWAGRFSNEPWEILLEEWNELPVFGGIPNPTKPDLNTFDRRKVAATFTRFSKGQQSYLIPALSALQTPPILYITGEKDTRYHTIGQMLQTHCPTVQHVVIPNACHRVPWENTPAFIKIIQVFLDQTP, via the coding sequence ATGAACCTCTGGTGTTTACACGGCAACCTGCAACAACCATCCGTCTGGCACCCTTTCAAAAACTGCTGGTCGTATCAAGGCAAGCCACTTGCTTTAAAGTGCCCCAGCCTGTGGCGTAATCCGGCAACAGACTTCACCTCCTGGACCAACCACTTTACCAACTCAGTTGCAGCCATTGCAGATAACCAATCCCAATGGCTACTCGGTTACTCGCTGGGTGGGAGGCTGGCATTACATGCGGCATGCTCACAGCCAAGTTTATGGACAGGCGTTGTGGTAATCGGCGCGCACCCCGGCTATCAAACTCAATCCGAGCGTAAGAAACAGTTGGCATGGGACACAAAATGGGCCGGTCGGTTCAGCAATGAGCCGTGGGAAATCTTGCTAGAAGAATGGAATGAACTCCCTGTATTTGGCGGTATCCCCAACCCAACAAAACCCGACCTCAACACCTTTGATCGACGCAAAGTCGCAGCGACATTCACCCGGTTCTCAAAAGGGCAGCAATCTTATCTCATCCCCGCCTTATCAGCCCTCCAAACCCCTCCCATCTTATATATTACGGGCGAAAAAGATACGCGCTACCACACCATCGGGCAGATGCTCCAAACACACTGTCCAACAGTTCAACATGTGGTTATCCCCAATGCCTGCCATCGGGTGCCATGGGAAAACACGCCGGCGTTTATCAAAATTATTCAGGTTTTTCTAGACCAAACTCCTTAA